One window of Athalia rosae chromosome 2, iyAthRosa1.1, whole genome shotgun sequence genomic DNA carries:
- the LOC105687823 gene encoding uncharacterized protein LOC105687823 isoform X1 encodes MDLAETMKNIVAKGMQTEMGPPGGGYPGGANGAGYVTEKMYMLLQLYLQNKGWNPSIELLQCFTELKEASMLPSAAYLQMMASRVALDSQGRLVLRENGKIILPYEHFANAVMLKHMNGPHGLHLGMEGTVRAVMESYTIGRECFGMEKEFIIEVVQNCPNPACRYYKNQLEMTQKMNHMGPTYIQDNETTASLLRSSFPHNADFQAALSGAPPPNTHMGNSAVDLGGSSEMRNANQMNLQRPPSRPSLNIPHRPSSQEKKCTSNKQHYESLIPTVPISDHKLTDFLRANLDNLDSLGGLGALGNLQGLGNANKDLLALHNGAWSVDSEKGSRSSSSNSEGGQEKIVRAFAEVMKNMARMKACVRPAMCKPYGKQSEALQKTLVDTIQLVQSLRSFLPPPHIPVSSWKNEDKHRLDHSGSSYHPTLYNIFYLIEFVAQNIITTYLTIDFSSVTEKQED; translated from the exons ATGGACTTAGCTGAAACCATGAAGAACATCGTAGCCAAGGGAATGCAAACAGAGATGGGACCTCCTGGAGGTGGGTACCCTGGGGGTGCAAATGGCGCTGGTTACGTCacagaaaaaatgtatatgcTCCTTCAGCTCTATCTTCAAAACAAAGGCTGGAATCCCAGCATCGAGTTATTACAATGCTTTACAGAACTTAAAGAAGCATCGATGCTTCCTAGTGCCGCCTACCTTCA AATGATGGCATCAAGAGTGGCATTGGATTCACAAGGCAGGCTGGTCCTGAGAGAAAATGGCAAGATAATACTCCCCTACGAACATTTTGCCAATGCTGTCATGCTAAAGCACATGAATGGACCGCATGGGCTTCATCTAGGAATGGAAGGAACAGTTAGAGCAGTTATGGAATCATATACCATTGGGCGGGAGTGTTTTGGAATGGAAaaagagttcattattgaagTGGTACAGAATTGCCCAAACCCAGCCTGCCGCTATTATAAAAACCAGCTTGAAATGACCCAAAAGATGAATCACATGGGGCCAACTTATATTCAAGACAACGAAACGACAGCGTCTCTTCTACGCTCCAGCTTTCCTCATAACGCTGACTTTCAGGCA GCTCTCAGCGGAGCTCCACCTCCTAACACCCATATGGGTAATTCGGCAGTTGATTTGGGTGGTTCGTCGGAGATGCGAAATGCAAATCAAATGAATCTCCAGCGTCCACCCAGTCGTCCTTCTCTCAATATTCCACATCGGCCTAGTTCACAGGAAAAGAAATGCACCAGCAACAAACAACATTATGAGTCACTTATACCCACCGTTCCAATATCGGATCATAAATTGACAGATTTCCTGCGAGCTAATTTAGATAATCTCGACAGTCTTGGAGGCCTTGGAGCTTTAGGCAATCTTCAGGGATTGGGGAATGCTAATAAAGATCTCCTGGCTCTTCATAATGGAGCTTGGTCCGTAGATAGTGAAAAAGGATCTCGGTCTTCATCTTCAAATTCGGAGG GTGGACAAGAAAAGATAGTTAGAGCATTTGCTGAAGTAATGAAAAACATGGCGAGGATGAAGGCTTGCGTTCGCCCAGCGATGTGTAAACCTTATGGAAAACAATCGGAAGCTTTGCAAAAGA CACTCGTCGACACGATACAGCTTGTGCAATCTTTGAGGAGTTTTCTACCACCACCTCACATCCCAGTATCTAGCTGGAAAAACGAGGATAAACATCGATTAGATCATTCTGGATCTTCCTATCACCCTACGctgtacaatattttttatcttattgaATTTGTGGCTCAAAATATTATAACTACATATCTGACGATTGATTTCTCTTCTGTTACAGAAAAGCAGGAGGATTAG
- the LOC105687823 gene encoding uncharacterized protein LOC105687823 isoform X2 produces MDLAETMKNIVAKGMQTEMGPPGGGYPGGANGAGYVTEKMYMLLQLYLQNKGWNPSIELLQCFTELKEASMLPSAAYLQMMASRVALDSQGRLVLRENGKIILPYEHFANAVMLKHMNGPHGLHLGMEGTVRAVMESYTIGRECFGMEKEFIIEVVQNCPNPACRYYKNQLEMTQKMNHMGPTYIQDNETTASLLRSSFPHNADFQAALSGAPPPNTHMGNSAVDLGGSSEMRNANQMNLQRPPSRPSLNIPHRPSSQEKKCTSNKQHYESLIPTVPISDHKLTDFLRANLDNLDSLGGLGALGNLQGLGNANKDLLALHNGAWSVDSEKGSRSSSSNSEGGQEKIVRAFAEVMKNMARMKACVRPAMCKPYGKQSEALQKTLVDTIQLVQSLRSFLPPPHIPVSSWKNEDKHRLDHSGSSYHPTLKAGGLEEMCEQRKLD; encoded by the exons ATGGACTTAGCTGAAACCATGAAGAACATCGTAGCCAAGGGAATGCAAACAGAGATGGGACCTCCTGGAGGTGGGTACCCTGGGGGTGCAAATGGCGCTGGTTACGTCacagaaaaaatgtatatgcTCCTTCAGCTCTATCTTCAAAACAAAGGCTGGAATCCCAGCATCGAGTTATTACAATGCTTTACAGAACTTAAAGAAGCATCGATGCTTCCTAGTGCCGCCTACCTTCA AATGATGGCATCAAGAGTGGCATTGGATTCACAAGGCAGGCTGGTCCTGAGAGAAAATGGCAAGATAATACTCCCCTACGAACATTTTGCCAATGCTGTCATGCTAAAGCACATGAATGGACCGCATGGGCTTCATCTAGGAATGGAAGGAACAGTTAGAGCAGTTATGGAATCATATACCATTGGGCGGGAGTGTTTTGGAATGGAAaaagagttcattattgaagTGGTACAGAATTGCCCAAACCCAGCCTGCCGCTATTATAAAAACCAGCTTGAAATGACCCAAAAGATGAATCACATGGGGCCAACTTATATTCAAGACAACGAAACGACAGCGTCTCTTCTACGCTCCAGCTTTCCTCATAACGCTGACTTTCAGGCA GCTCTCAGCGGAGCTCCACCTCCTAACACCCATATGGGTAATTCGGCAGTTGATTTGGGTGGTTCGTCGGAGATGCGAAATGCAAATCAAATGAATCTCCAGCGTCCACCCAGTCGTCCTTCTCTCAATATTCCACATCGGCCTAGTTCACAGGAAAAGAAATGCACCAGCAACAAACAACATTATGAGTCACTTATACCCACCGTTCCAATATCGGATCATAAATTGACAGATTTCCTGCGAGCTAATTTAGATAATCTCGACAGTCTTGGAGGCCTTGGAGCTTTAGGCAATCTTCAGGGATTGGGGAATGCTAATAAAGATCTCCTGGCTCTTCATAATGGAGCTTGGTCCGTAGATAGTGAAAAAGGATCTCGGTCTTCATCTTCAAATTCGGAGG GTGGACAAGAAAAGATAGTTAGAGCATTTGCTGAAGTAATGAAAAACATGGCGAGGATGAAGGCTTGCGTTCGCCCAGCGATGTGTAAACCTTATGGAAAACAATCGGAAGCTTTGCAAAAGA CACTCGTCGACACGATACAGCTTGTGCAATCTTTGAGGAGTTTTCTACCACCACCTCACATCCCAGTATCTAGCTGGAAAAACGAGGATAAACATCGATTAGATCATTCTGGATCTTCCTATCACCCTACGct AAAAGCAGGAGGATTAGAAGAGATGTGCGAACAACGCAAGTTAGATTAG
- the LOC105687824 gene encoding protein-L-histidine N-pros-methyltransferase, producing MAVLFVIFVGMAATSSSCTACTSCAPPGGSPTTSFSSTASSSTHPIPVAPPAAPANSLTRNQTVDAATRSVTKTYRPHGSLARLIFDKQRADERLQAYDKTQWYKVDQSLIREDLGKLWVPLGVGVNEDQPDEAANNFLENSTERSDSLPLQAWHSLARSALSWFLSRTSINGLLGRGSMHVFSSDQFEKLMRASKYSGEWNSLVDLGAGDGATTSRIAPLFKKVYATEISPPMRWTLNRLGFTVLDVEKWHEEAGPFDVILCLNLLDRCDKPNTLLRRLKSTLSPGGRLVVALVLPFSPYVEVGERNDHKPSEYLPIKGNGLEGQIASLIDRVFGPLGLKCLAWSKLPYLCEGDLGQAFYFLDDVVFVLEAEKDASYCDRPLSEDANVDAMLQNQGS from the exons ATGGCTGTATTATTCGTCATATTCGTTGGCATGGCAGCAACGTCGTCGTCTTGTACTGCGTGTACGTCATGCGCTCCTCCCGGGGGATCCCCTACTACCTCTTTTTCATCTACTGCTTCTAGTTCTACTCATCCCATTCCCGTTGCGCCGCCTGCCGCTCCTGCAAACTCCCTTACTCGCAATCAAACGGTTGACGCCGCAACCAGGAGCGTAACCAAAACTTACAGACCACACGGGAGTCTGGCGAGATTAATATTCGACAAGCAAAGGGCCGACGAAAGGCTCCAGGCCTATGACAAGACTCAG TGGTACAAAGTGGACCAATCACTGATTCGGGAGGACCTTGGAAAACTGTGGGTACCTCTGGGGGTCGGCGTCAATGAGGATCAACCGGACGAAGCcgcgaataattttctggAAAATTCAACCGAGAGATCGGATTCACTGCCTCTTCAGGCGTGGCACTCGCTCGCGAGGTCGGCACTCTCCTGGTTCCTCAGCAGGACTTCCATCAACGG ACTCCTGGGTCGGGGATCTATGCACGTTTTTTCATCGGATCAATTCGAGAAACTGATGAGAGCCAGTAAATATTCGGGAGAGTGGAACTCTCTCGTTGATCTGGGAGCCGGTGACGGAGCGACCACTTCTCGGATAGCTCCTCTTTTCAAAAAAGTATACGCGACGGAAATTTCACCGCCAATGAGATGGACTTTGAACCGTTTGGGATTCAC aGTATTAGACGTGGAGAAGTGGCACGAAGAGGCAGGTCCTTTCGACGTGATCCTTTGCCTGAATCTACTGGATAGATGCGACAAACCGAACACGTTGCTTCGACGTTTAAAATCGACGTTGTCACCAGGTGGCCGGTTGGTCGTGGCTCTTGTTCTGCCGTTCAGTCCCTACGTAGAAGTCGGTGAACGAAATGACCACAAACCGTCCGAATACCTTCCGATAAAGGGTAATGGTCTTGAAGGGCAAATAGCGAGTCTGATAGACAGAGTCTTCGGCCCGCTGGGACTAAAATGTCTGGCTTGGAGCAAACTACCTTACCTGTGCGAGGGTGATTTGGGGCaagctttttatttcttagaTGATGTAGTCTTCGTACTAGAAGCGGAAAAG GATGCGTCGTACTGTGACCGGCCCTTATCAGAGGATGCAAATGTCGACGCTATGCTGCAAAATCAAGGATCATAG